ACACACTCACTCGATGATTGTCAACTGTTTGTGGTGTAAGGTGCGTCGCCATCAGATTTGCGATCGCATCCGAGAGATTAACAATGGCGACACACCCGCTCGGAGGCTAGACCCATTTTCTTGATAAACAGTTTGATTCCCGTACAGTCAACTGTCAAGTGACTATTGATCCCCTTGACATTTACACAAAATAATGATATTAAAATATTTTGGCAAAACCCATATTTTTCTCTAGCATCAACTCTAATCCAGGGTCAGTTTTCCAGACGATGCCTTAAATATCAGTGGTATCCTATCAGAATTATTATTGAAACCGCAAACTACACAATAGTAGCTGTACCGCTCACATCAAATTATGTCTGACTCTCCTCCATCCCCAATCTCCCCAGAACCCACACCTCCAAGCGCTGCTACCTCCAAGCGCAGCGCCAAAACTCGGCAAATGTTGGGTATGAAAGGGGCTGCTAGCGGGGAAACTTCGATCTGGAAGATTCGCTTGCAATTGATGAAACCGATTACCTGGATTCCCCTGATGTGGGGCGTGGTGTGCGGGGCGGCTTCTTCGGGAAATTATGTTTGGAATTTAGAGAATTTCGCGATCGCCTGCGCTTGTATGTTAATGTCAGGGCCTCTGCTGGCTGGGTACACTCAAACTTTGAACGATTTTTACGATCGCGACATCGACGCCATTAACGAGCCCTACCGCCCAATTCCCTCCGGTATCATCTCGATTCCCCAAGTAGTAACGCAAATTTTGGTATTATTAGCCGCAGGCATTGCGGTAGCCTATGCTCTAGACTTGTGGGCGGGTCATGAATTCCCCATCATGACTGTTTTGACTCTCGGCGGCGCATTTTTAGCTTACATCTACTCGGCGCCACCGCTGAAACTCAAGCAGAATGGCTGGTTGGGAAATTATGCTCTAGGTGCTAGCTATATAGCTCTGCCTTGGTGGGCAGGTCAAGCTTTGTTTGGTACACTAGATCCCACGATTATGGTTTTGACTCTGTTTTACAGTTTGGCAGGGCTGGGGATTGCGATCGTTAATGATTTCAAAAGTGTTGAGGGCGATCGCCAATTAGGGTTAAAATCTTTGCCAGTGATGTTTGGCATCGACACCGCAGCCTGGATTTGCGTGTTGATGATCGACATATTTCAAGCAGGGATTGCAGGCTACCTGATCAGCATTCACCAAAACCTTTACGCTGTCATTCTCTTGCTGCTGATCGTTCCCCAAATTACTTTTCAGGATATGTACTTTTTACGCAATCCCCTGGAAAATGATGTTAAATATCAGGCAAGCGCTCAGCCTTTCCTGGTGTTGGGTATGCTAGTAGCGGGTTTGGCACTGGGCCATGCTGGTTAAGAAGAATTTTGAGTTGTCAATTTTGAATTAAATAGTTTTTGATTCAAAGAAAAATAACTCAAGATTACGCACAGTTTTCTTGAAAAAAAAATGTCAAGTTAAAAATTAAAAATTGAAGAAGGCTAGCTTTTTTAATTTTTAATTTTTAATCTGACTTGATGAGGTTTGAAGGTCTGAACGTGGCAGAATTTTTCTCAAATATCAAGGATAAATTGAGCAAAGTCACTAAGGGAGCAGGCGGTAATTCCGATCTAGAATCGCCAAATGCTGCCAATAGTACCGGGCTAAACTCGCGGCCATCTCCGGCCGAATCGTCTGCACGGACAACGGATTCGCGATCGGAATACGTGGTATCAGAAGATGCTGAACCTCCAGAAGAGCCAGAATTAGCATCAGAATATTCCGAATCAGAACACGATGAATATCCGATAGTCAAGCGCGATTGGGAAGGTTTGAGGCGCTTAATCGCTTGGTTGGAAATTGAACCTCAAATTACCTCCTTGCAAGCAAAAGGAAAAGGACTTTTGCCGCCGGGATTGACTGGGCTGGGAACTAAATTACCCGAAAAATCGGATAGTGTAGTGCCGGAAATTAGCGCACCGCAGAACACCGAACTGCAAACAAATACTGAAATACAGGAAATTAGCGCACCGCAGAACACCGAACTACAAATAAATACTCAACTACAGGAAAATAGCGCACCGCAGAATACCGAACTACAAATAAATACTGAACTACAGGAAAGTATTGCACCGGAGGAAGAGAGCAAACCGCAGAAAAAGACTAAAAAACGGTTCTCCCGCCGCCCTAGATTTTGGATTGCTTTAGGTATTCTCAGTCTGGGAAGTGGCGCTTTAATATACGGTTTGTGGATTTTATACACCTTAGACAAAGGTTTACCCGATGTTAACGATTTGTCGGCTTTTAACCGCGATGGAACGCTAACAATTAAGGCGGCAGACAATACGATTTTGTTGCAGTCGGGGCCGGCAACTAGAGATAAGCTGAAACTTAAGGAAATTCCAGAACTGTTGGTGAAAGCTTTTATTTCCATAGAAGACCGCCGTTTTTACGAACATCGCGGGGTCGATTATCAAGGTATTGCGCGATCGATTGGTTCTAATGTGATAGCCAGAGATTTGGTGCAGGGTGGCAGTACAATTACCCAACAATTGGCCCGCGTCGTTTTTCTCAATCAAGAAAGAAGCATTAAGCGGAAGGTTCGGGAAGCTCTTTTAGCTCAGAAAATAGAGCGGGAGTTGACTAAAGAACAAGTTTTAGAAAGATATTTAAATCTGGTTTATTTGGGTTCAGATGCTTACGGGGTGGCGGATGCGGCTTGGGTTTTCTTTAGCAAACCAGTCGATAAATTAACTTTGGCAGAGATGGCAACTTTGGCGGGTTTACCACCAGCGCCGAGCGAATATTCGCCTTTGGTTAATCCAAATCTTGCTAAGCAACGGCGCAATACTGTGCTGCAACAAATGCAGGAAGCGAAGGTAATTACAGAAGCGCAGGCGAAGGAAGCGCAGGCGGAACCTCTCAAGGTGAAACAAAGCCAACCGAAGCGATTTAAAGTAGTCGCGCCTTATTTTGCTAGTTACATTCGCAAGGAATTGCCGCGCTATGTTTCTAAGGATGCTTTGGAATCTGGCGGTTTGACTGTCGAGACGACGGTGGATTTGAAGTGGCAGAAAATAGCGGAACAGGTGGTTAAAGATGCGATCGAGGTTGATGGCCGCCGTCAGGGTTTTGAACAGGCGGCTTTGGTTTCGATTGAAACAAAAACAGGGGAAGTTAAGGCGCTAGTCGGTGGCGGAAGTTTTAAGGAAAGCCAGTTTAATCGCGCTACGCAGGCTTTGCGGCAGCCAGGCTCGACTTTTAAAGGGTTGGTTTATGCGGCGGCTATGGGGGCCGGTTTTTCGCCTTACGACAGCTATGAAGATGCGCCAATTATTATTGACGGCTATCAACCGAATAATTATGGTAAAAAGTTTAGCGGTTGGCGATCGATCTCTGACGCTTTGAGGAGTTCGGTGAATGTCGTAGCTGTGAAGGTGTTGATGGATGTCGGGTTTGAACCGGCGATGAAATTAGCCAAGGATATGGGAATTAAGTCTAAATTAAGTCCGATTTATTCCCTGGCTTTGGGCTCGTCTGAGGTGAATTTGCTGGAATTAACTAATGCTTACGGTACTTTAGCGTCGGAAGGTAATTTTATTGAAGCCCACGGCATTACTAAGGTGATTAATCAGCGCGGAGATGTGATTTATAAGGCTAACTTTAAACCGAAGCGGGTTTTGGATAAGGATAGTGCCGCGATTACTACTTGGATGTTGGAGGGTGTGGTGACTGGTGGTACGGGCGGGCCTGCTTCTTTAGCCGATCGGGCTGTAGCAGGCAAAACTGGCACTTCCGAAAAGGTACGGGATTTGTGGTTTATCGGTTACATTCCGCAGGTAGTGACAGGCGTTTGGCTGGGGAATGATGACAATTACCCGACGGGGGGAACTAGCGGTACTGCGGCTTACAATTGGCGCGATTTTATGAGTCAAGCTGTCAAGGGAATGCCGGTACAGGAGTTTCCCAAGTTACCTGAGTTGGAGGGCCGCAAAGGCAGTATTAAGGCCAAACCCGTGGAGCCCAAGGAGATTATTCGAGGAATGATTGTCAATGAGGATGGGGCGATCGTCCCTTACAATCCCAATCCCGAACCCAGGCGTCGCGAACCGGTTTATCAAGAGCCGGCTTATCAAGAGCCTGCTAGTCAAGATTCGAGATATTAAACTCTTAAAGAAGACGGCGGTTGAAACCGCGTCTATAGAAACCAAACCCGTCTCCGCGGGTTGAATTCTGCTTAATCTCGTTTCAGTCGCACCATAAAAAAGCCATCCAGAAAAAGACGGCGGTTGAAACCGCGTCTATACAAACACTCACGCGCATTGGTTGAATTCTGCTTAATCTCGTTTCAGCTTCACCATAAAAAAGCCATCCAGAAGAAGACGGCGGTTGAAACCGCGTCTACACAAACACTCACGCGCCTCCGCGGGTTGAATTCTGCTTAATCTCGTTTCAGCTTCACCATAAAGAAGCCATCCAGAAGAAGACGGCGGTTGAAACCGCGTCTACACAAACACTCACGCGCCTCCGCGGGTTGAATTCTGCTTAATCTCGTTTCAGCTTCACCATAAAGAAGCCATCCAGAAGAAGACGGCGGTTGAAACCGCGTCTACACAAACACTCACGCGCCTCCGCGGGTTGAATTCTGCTTAATCTCGTTTCAGCTTCACCATAAAGAAGCCATCCAGAAGAAGACGGCGGTTGAAACCGCGTCTACACAAACACTCACGCGCCTCCGCGGGTTGAATTCTGTTTAATCTCGTTTCAGTTTAATCTCGTTTCAGTCGCACCATAAAAAAGCCATCCATTTGATGCTTGTGCGGCCAAACTTTCACCCATCCTTCCGCTGACGGCTGTACAGGTAAATCAATGGTTGGCGGTTCGATTTTCCAGTTAGGATTGGTATCTAAGAACGATCGCACAACTCGTTCATTTTCCAAAGGATGAATCGTGCAAGTTGCGTAAACTAAAACGCCGCCGGACTTGACAAATGTCGCGACATTTGCTAGTAATTCCGATTGCAGTTGCGATTGTTCTTGAATATTTTCGGGCGTGTGTCGCCAGCGGGCGTCAGCGCGGCGGTGAAGGGTTCCGAGGCCGGAACAAGGCGCGTCTAATAATACTCTGTCTGCTAGGTTGATAAATTCTGGGAATTGGCGGCTGTCTCCGGTATGAATTTTAATGGATTTCATCTGGAGTCGATCGGCATTTTCAGTAATTTTTTTAAGCCTACTAGCGGTTTTGTCGCAGGCGTAAATCGTGCCTGTATCCTGCATTAATTCAGCGCTGTGAGTAGTTTTCCCTCCGGGCGCGGCGCAGGCATCGATAATAATTTCCCCGGGCTGTGGATCGAGTAAATGGGTGACTAATTGAGCGCTGCTATCTTGGATTGTCCACCAACCTTCGCGATATCCGGGGAGGTTTGGGATTGCGCCGGTACTAGAATTTAGTCTTAATGCTTGGGGTAAATGGGGGATTCTGCTGGTGGAGATGTTCTGGGCTTGGAAGGCGGCCTCGATTTGGGCGATCGAGCTTTTTAAAGGATTAATTCTGAGGTGAATTGTGGGGGATTGATTGAACCATTCACAGAGTTGTTCGGTTTCGGTTTCGCCTATTTGTTCGTTCCACAATTCTACTAGCCAGTCGGGGAAGCTGTGCAGAATTCCCAGGCGTTCAATTCGATTTTCGGGTAATGTTAGGAAATTCAAACCCCCCCTAGCCCCCCCTTGGTAAGGGGGGGGATTGAGGGAATTCAAACCCCCCCTAGCCCCCCCTTGGTAAGGGGGGGGATTGGATGTAGTTTGAGTCTCTGGTTGCTGAGGGGAATTAGGAACACTCTTAGCCCCCCCTTGGTAAGGGGGGGGATTGGATGTAGTTTGAGTTTCTGGTTGCTGAGGGGAATTAGGCTCGCTCTTAGCCCCCCCTTGGTAAGGGGGGGTTGGGGGGGTGAAAGTCTCAGGTAGCGCAGCAGAATTAGGCTCGCTCTTAGCCCCCCCTTGGTAAGGGGGGGTTGGGGGGGTTAAACGTATATATTGTCGCAGCAAACCGTTGACAAAACTGCTGAGTCCTGATAATTTGTTTTCTTTGGCTAGTTGAACGGTGGTGTTGACGGCGGCGGAGGGGGGAATGTGGTTGAGATATTGGAGTTGATATAGGCCTAAATGCAGGATGGTGCGGAGATCCGGCGGTTGTTGGGAGGATTTCTTTGTGGCTAGTTTGTCGATGATAAAGTCGATCGATCGCATTCTCCTGACGCTACCGTACACTAACTCTGTGACTAAACGGCGATCGAGGTCGCTGAGTTGGGAATTGCGAAAAGTGCGATCGAGGGCGGCGTCTGCGAATGCACCTCGGCGGTGGACTTCGCGGAGTGCGAGAAAGGCTATTTGACGAGGATTTTGCATGGCGGCTGGTTATATGTCAAATTATTATAGGTGATTCAAATACCCGACGGTTGAGACGGCGGTTGAAACCGCGTCTACACACACAAAACCCGCCTTCGCGGGTTGAATTTCCTTTCTTCAGTCCGCGTAGGCGGACATCGTTTGTGTAGCCGCGATTTCCAATCGCCGAGGGCCTCAAATATCCTCTGGATTGATGCCCATTTCTCGTAATTTGTCAGAAAGGCGATCGGCTTTTTGTTGTGTTAATTCCATTTGTCGCTGTACAGATTCCTGTTGTCTTGACAACTCCACATAGGACAAAAACTTCTGTCCATCAGGCCGATAAATTTCCAAATCTCCCGATGCAGTTTGAAAACGTATCTGCAAACGCGGACTCACCCAACCCTCGATTGATTCAATATAGTTGAGTTCTTCATCAGTTCGCAGCCAACCCATTAACTCATTATCTTCTGGATCGTAGACATAATATTCTTCTACTCCATAATCCTCGTAGAAATGAAACAGCTTAAACAGTGCTCCCATTCGGTTGCCAGGGGAGATGATTTCAAAGACAACTTGCGGCGCGATATTGTCTTCCAGCCATTGTTGATAAGAACCTCTGTAACCTTTCGGTCTGCCAAACACTACCATCGTATCAGGTGCTTGGCGAGTTTTGTTATTGCCTTCGACTGGATACCACAGCAAGTCACCTGCTACAAAGACATTTTCATTATCTTTGTATAACGCATCTATTCCACCTTGAATAGTAACAATTAGTTCAAACTGTTTGGTATTGTCTGACATGGGTTGGCCGTCGCTGTCGGGGTAGATGATTTCTGGTGAGGTTTTAGTCGGAATTGTTGCTGTCATGGGGATGAGTCCTTTGCTAGTATCATCAATTTCTATTTTACTCTATTTTATAAGACAATATGTTTGGAATAAGACGGCGGTTGAAACCGCAGCTATACAAACAATGTCCGCCTCCGCGGACTGAAGAGAATAACGTATTTTAACCGTTCGGTCTTCAACCCGCGGAGGCGGGTTTTGTTTGTGTAGACGCGGTTTCAACCGCCGGGTCTTATTCTAATTTTGTTGACACCAACGGTTCTAATAAAGTGCGTTCTTCAATGGGAAGTTCTAGCAAAACTCGTCTATCGCCCTTAGTTTCCTTATAGCGGACAGCCGCATTCAGCAGGCGGATGGGAATTTGAAATTGTTCGTAGTTGCTGGTTTGTTCTTGCCACCATTCTAACCAAGTGCGGGCGGCTTTGTCGCTGACCATTTCTGACATTAGCCCGGGGATGTTTCGCACGATTCCCTGTCCTAACACTGAGAGATATTCGTGTTTTTCGTAAACTGCAATTAGGCTGGT
This DNA window, taken from Microcoleus sp. bin38.metabat.b11b12b14.051, encodes the following:
- the chlG gene encoding chlorophyll synthase ChlG; the encoded protein is MSDSPPSPISPEPTPPSAATSKRSAKTRQMLGMKGAASGETSIWKIRLQLMKPITWIPLMWGVVCGAASSGNYVWNLENFAIACACMLMSGPLLAGYTQTLNDFYDRDIDAINEPYRPIPSGIISIPQVVTQILVLLAAGIAVAYALDLWAGHEFPIMTVLTLGGAFLAYIYSAPPLKLKQNGWLGNYALGASYIALPWWAGQALFGTLDPTIMVLTLFYSLAGLGIAIVNDFKSVEGDRQLGLKSLPVMFGIDTAAWICVLMIDIFQAGIAGYLISIHQNLYAVILLLLIVPQITFQDMYFLRNPLENDVKYQASAQPFLVLGMLVAGLALGHAG
- a CDS encoding transglycosylase domain-containing protein, giving the protein MRFEGLNVAEFFSNIKDKLSKVTKGAGGNSDLESPNAANSTGLNSRPSPAESSARTTDSRSEYVVSEDAEPPEEPELASEYSESEHDEYPIVKRDWEGLRRLIAWLEIEPQITSLQAKGKGLLPPGLTGLGTKLPEKSDSVVPEISAPQNTELQTNTEIQEISAPQNTELQINTQLQENSAPQNTELQINTELQESIAPEEESKPQKKTKKRFSRRPRFWIALGILSLGSGALIYGLWILYTLDKGLPDVNDLSAFNRDGTLTIKAADNTILLQSGPATRDKLKLKEIPELLVKAFISIEDRRFYEHRGVDYQGIARSIGSNVIARDLVQGGSTITQQLARVVFLNQERSIKRKVREALLAQKIERELTKEQVLERYLNLVYLGSDAYGVADAAWVFFSKPVDKLTLAEMATLAGLPPAPSEYSPLVNPNLAKQRRNTVLQQMQEAKVITEAQAKEAQAEPLKVKQSQPKRFKVVAPYFASYIRKELPRYVSKDALESGGLTVETTVDLKWQKIAEQVVKDAIEVDGRRQGFEQAALVSIETKTGEVKALVGGGSFKESQFNRATQALRQPGSTFKGLVYAAAMGAGFSPYDSYEDAPIIIDGYQPNNYGKKFSGWRSISDALRSSVNVVAVKVLMDVGFEPAMKLAKDMGIKSKLSPIYSLALGSSEVNLLELTNAYGTLASEGNFIEAHGITKVINQRGDVIYKANFKPKRVLDKDSAAITTWMLEGVVTGGTGGPASLADRAVAGKTGTSEKVRDLWFIGYIPQVVTGVWLGNDDNYPTGGTSGTAAYNWRDFMSQAVKGMPVQEFPKLPELEGRKGSIKAKPVEPKEIIRGMIVNEDGAIVPYNPNPEPRRREPVYQEPAYQEPASQDSRY
- the rsmB gene encoding 16S rRNA (cytosine(967)-C(5))-methyltransferase RsmB gives rise to the protein MQNPRQIAFLALREVHRRGAFADAALDRTFRNSQLSDLDRRLVTELVYGSVRRMRSIDFIIDKLATKKSSQQPPDLRTILHLGLYQLQYLNHIPPSAAVNTTVQLAKENKLSGLSSFVNGLLRQYIRLTPPTPPYQGGAKSEPNSAALPETFTPPTPPYQGGAKSEPNSPQQPETQTTSNPPPYQGGAKSVPNSPQQPETQTTSNPPPYQGGARGGLNSLNPPPYQGGARGGLNFLTLPENRIERLGILHSFPDWLVELWNEQIGETETEQLCEWFNQSPTIHLRINPLKSSIAQIEAAFQAQNISTSRIPHLPQALRLNSSTGAIPNLPGYREGWWTIQDSSAQLVTHLLDPQPGEIIIDACAAPGGKTTHSAELMQDTGTIYACDKTASRLKKITENADRLQMKSIKIHTGDSRQFPEFINLADRVLLDAPCSGLGTLHRRADARWRHTPENIQEQSQLQSELLANVATFVKSGGVLVYATCTIHPLENERVVRSFLDTNPNWKIEPPTIDLPVQPSAEGWVKVWPHKHQMDGFFMVRLKRD
- a CDS encoding Uma2 family endonuclease, producing MTATIPTKTSPEIIYPDSDGQPMSDNTKQFELIVTIQGGIDALYKDNENVFVAGDLLWYPVEGNNKTRQAPDTMVVFGRPKGYRGSYQQWLEDNIAPQVVFEIISPGNRMGALFKLFHFYEDYGVEEYYVYDPEDNELMGWLRTDEELNYIESIEGWVSPRLQIRFQTASGDLEIYRPDGQKFLSYVELSRQQESVQRQMELTQQKADRLSDKLREMGINPEDI